From the genome of Papaver somniferum cultivar HN1 chromosome 2, ASM357369v1, whole genome shotgun sequence, one region includes:
- the LOC113352493 gene encoding uncharacterized protein LOC113352493, translated as MYRVLHKVISSPQGAFIKGRNIQEKIVLTSELVNELDTKRRGGNVGLKLDITQDFDSMIWEFIFKTLKHFGFSEVGINWLKTIFESARISVLVNGGPFGFFDVRRGLRQGEPLSLILFLIAEEVLSINITKMVQEGIIKEMVNRNGCQPSHLMFVDDIFIFFIGNKRYLDNIMNLLMRYQAASWQTVNRAKSKCFVGGVTEDRRHAIDENMQMKISEFPEKYLGLMLIPGRVKSVHVWGMVEMLQKQLAGWIGKLLAFFCQIDIG; from the coding sequence ATGTATAGAGTGTTGCATAAGGTGATATCTAGTCCACAAGGTGCCTTTATAAAGggaagaaatattcaagaaaaaattgtTCTAACTTCTGAGCTTGTAAATGAGTTAGATACTAAGAGAAGAGGAGGTAATGTTGGTTTAAAGCTAGACATAACACAAGATTTTGATTCAATGATCTGGGAATTCATCTTCAAAACTCTTAAACACTTTGGTTTCTCTGAAGTTGGCATAAATTGGTTGAAGACTATTTTTGAGTCTGCAAGAATTTCAGTTCTAGTAAATGGTGGGCCTTTTGGTTTCTTTGATGTAAGAAGAGGGCTCAGACAAGGAGAACCACTTTCTCTCATCTTATTTTTGATTGCAGAAGAGGTTTTAAGTATAAATATAACAAAAATGGTCCAAGAAGGAATAATAAAGGAAATGGTGAACAGAAATGGTTGTCAGCCATCTCATCTGATGTTTGTTGATgacatttttatatttttcattggGAATAAAAGATATTTGGATAATATAATGAATCTATTAATGAGATATCAAGCAGCTTCATGGCAGACCGTAAATAGAGCAAAGAGTAAGTGTTTTGTTGGTGGAGTTACTGAAGATAGGAGACATGCTATAGATGAAAATATGCAAATGAAGATTTCTGAATTCCCAGAAAAATACTTGGGATTAATGTTGATACCTGGAAGAGTGAAATCTGTTCATGTTTGGGGGATGGTAGAAATGTTACAGAAGCAATTGGCTGGTTGGATTGGAAAACTCCTTGCTTTCTTCTGCCAGATAGACATTGGTTAA